The region ttggccaatgcaaccctttagtcctcaacctggagaaccctcaacctggcgataatggcacctatctgctgggtacatatgtaaatggtgtgtgtgccagttgtgcccatctaggtcaattcatattagcagatataaaagaaatgtccccaaaagataaaaataagcatTCAAACCCTCTTAACAAGGTGACAGCCATTGCAAACCCCACATTTGAAGATATTCTTGCCATTGAAACAGGATACACTGAGACCAACTTATGGTTGAAGTGGATGAAATATACAGCCAATCAATATAATAAATCTAATTGCTTTGTCTGTGCAGGAGCGAGACCCCACTTGGGATCTGTCCCTCTAGATTTACCCCCAGATGTGGAAAAATGTTTCCTGAGTCTGTTTACTAACAAATCCCTTGATGAAACAAATTGCGAAAATTGGAAAAAGAAGTATCCCATAGTCACAAAAACACCTAATCCAGGTGAAGGCATCACCATATACCCAGGAAAGTACACCTGTTACACTAATACTGAAGGGAGCATATTTTTGGGTAATTTCACAAAGGGATATTGCAGCAGATATAGTAATGCAAACAGGGGGGACCTGATTAACCAAACCCagtctatttctgatgttttctggatatgtggagacataaagatcagaactcatttagaaggagagtggataggagaatgtacactagccaaagccataatgcccttctacatAGCAGCAGAAGGAGAGGAAGCCTTAActtcagaaaatctccacagaacaaaacgggaaacaaatttggaaccaagaggcagttttgacccccacatttatgtcgatgctataggagtcccaaggggggtaccagacgaatttaaagccagggatcaagtcaaagcaggttttgaatcgtttatcttacccctagtgactataaataaaaatgtagactggatcaattacatctattataatcaacagagatttgtcaattacactagagaagctcttcaaggtttggcagaccaactaggccctacatcaataatggcttttcaaaacagaatggcccttaacatgatattggcagaaaaaggaggtgtttgcaaAATGGTGAAATCTGCATGCTGTACCTATATTCCAGATAATACAGGTCCCACAGGGAAGGTTACAATAGCCATAAAAAAGCTGAACTCCCtacaaaaagaattaaagaaaaattcagGTGTAGAAGATCCCTGGGACCAATACTTTTCATGGATGAAAGGGTGGCAGAGATGGCTAGCTCAGATAGGCGTAGTTATCCTCGTCGTCCTAATCATCGCAGCTATTATTGTTTGTTGTGTTCTTCCCTGTGTAAGGAAAATGATCGAAAGAGGAGTAAAAACATCAGTGCCCATTTTCATAGCTCAGGAGGTGAGTTATTCTGCAGACATAGAACAGCTAGGCCCTCTTCGGTCTTTTACAGTCCACAACTAGGCAGTCAGAGCAGCTGTATGCAAGTTTGTgcctacttcagtcagggttgctgagtgcctcctggatccatctctcacattgtaaacttgttagacagttagggacagagtaggatctgacctgcttgtcaaagtccagctacaaagggaggttttccacaagggaaaacttgtctcaaactggtgaaaactccaattccccctcccgggcaagacggtcagatctaggatgtgtacaacagggttagtcgcatgtgtattttactctaagtaaccatggagatgggagattggagagtaatagatccagcaggttgggaagtcccgaggacactggtaacacgctccg is a window of Ranitomeya variabilis isolate aRanVar5 chromosome 2, aRanVar5.hap1, whole genome shotgun sequence DNA encoding:
- the LOC143807616 gene encoding uncharacterized protein LOC143807616, with translation MLHILYFVCCAILYSFVGAQQVAITQTGGVITFWYNTTAHVASFKFDYCDVVQCDTKWVSSPSTMSQPAQLRSGQQYICVTGDGWGRTCSSWRAVGWNTGEDWGYRPNTASRKQDSQGKSLLTRMTLSRTKVLKPCDTIGQCNPLVLNLENPQPGDNGTYLLGTYVNGVCASCAHLGQFILADIKEMSPKDKNKHSNPLNKVTAIANPTFEDILAIETGYTETNLWLKWMKYTANQYNKSNCFVCAGARPHLGSVPLDLPPDVEKCFLSLFTNKSLDETNCENWKKKYPIVTKTPNPGEGITIYPGKYTCYTNTEGSIFLGNFTKGYCSRYSNANRGDLINQTQSISDVFWICGDIKIRTHLEGEWIGECTLAKAIMPFYIAAEGEEALTSENLHRTKRETNLEPRGSFDPHIYVDAIGVPRGVPDEFKARDQVKAGFESFILPLVTINKNVDWINYIYYNQQRFVNYTREALQGLADQLGPTSIMAFQNRMALNMILAEKGGVCKMVKSACCTYIPDNTGPTGKVTIAIKKLNSLQKELKKNSGVEDPWDQYFSWMKGWQRWLAQIGVVILVVLIIAAIIVCCVLPCVRKMIERGVKTSVPIFIAQEVSYSADIEQLGPLRSFTVHN